A stretch of the Bradyrhizobium arachidis genome encodes the following:
- a CDS encoding crotonase/enoyl-CoA hydratase family protein, translating into MSEANAVLIERDGPVTIISINRPHCRNAVDGTTARKLYDAFLAFDADKDASVAVFTGTNGHFCAGADLKAVAKGDREKMREIGGHNTIAPMGPSRLRLSKPVIAAIEGYAVAGGMELALFADMRVVAEDATFGIFCRRFGVPLIDLGTIRLPRLIGHSQAMDLILTGRPVGGAEALRMGLANRVVGRGEAAAQAIALAKEIARFPQKCLRADRLSALRQWDLSEEEAIANEMRGGLEVIASGETLSGATRFASGVGRHGAFGSDASD; encoded by the coding sequence ATGTCGGAAGCCAATGCCGTGCTGATCGAGCGCGACGGGCCGGTCACCATCATCTCCATCAATCGTCCGCATTGTCGCAACGCCGTCGACGGTACGACCGCGCGCAAACTCTATGACGCATTCCTTGCCTTCGACGCCGATAAGGACGCCTCGGTCGCCGTATTCACCGGCACGAATGGACATTTTTGCGCCGGCGCAGATCTCAAGGCCGTGGCAAAAGGCGACCGCGAAAAGATGCGCGAGATCGGCGGGCACAACACGATTGCGCCGATGGGACCGAGCAGGTTGCGGCTGTCCAAGCCGGTGATCGCCGCGATCGAAGGCTACGCAGTCGCCGGCGGCATGGAGCTTGCGCTGTTCGCCGACATGCGCGTGGTCGCGGAGGATGCGACCTTCGGCATCTTCTGCCGCCGTTTCGGCGTGCCGCTGATCGACCTCGGCACCATCCGCCTGCCGCGCCTGATCGGCCATTCGCAGGCCATGGACCTCATCCTCACCGGGCGCCCGGTTGGCGGCGCCGAAGCGCTGCGCATGGGACTTGCCAACCGCGTCGTCGGCCGCGGCGAGGCGGCGGCGCAGGCGATTGCACTCGCCAAGGAGATCGCACGCTTCCCGCAGAAATGCCTGCGGGCCGATCGGCTGTCGGCGCTGCGGCAATGGGACCTTTCCGAAGAAGAAGCGATCGCCAATGAGATGCGCGGCGGGCTCGAGGTGATCGCTTCGGGCGAAACGCTATCGGGCGCGACGCGCTTCGCCTCCGGCGTCGGACGTCACGGCGCGTTCGGCAGCGACGCCAGCGATTGA
- a CDS encoding NAD-dependent succinate-semialdehyde dehydrogenase, translating to MTPTAAARAAQSASFRDRLKDPSLLREACYIDGAWVGTPSRPVTNPVNGTELAKIPVMSTAETTQAVEAAERAFPAWAKLTAKQRSNILRKWFELIAANREDLALILTSEQGKPLAEALGEVDIGGAYVEFFAEEARRVYGETIPTQRPDARLLAIKQPIGVCGAITPWNFPCSMITRKVSPALAAGCTVVLKPANETPLTALALVALAEKAGVPKGVFNILTGNSSAIGKVLCEHPAVRFVGFTGSTEVGKILYQQAAVGVKKLGLELGGNAPFVVFDDADIDAAVEGAIVSKYRNMGQTCVCANRIYAQDKIYDEFVEKLSKKVAAMKIGDGTEAGVVQGPLINMEAVDKVEKHIADAVKGGAKIVTGGKRHALGGSFFEPTVLANVKPDALVAHEETFGPLAPVFRFKDEAEVIALCNASPFGLASYFYSRDLGRVWRVAEALESGMVGVNTGLITTEVAPFGGVKESGLGREGSRHGMEEYVEMKYVMMAGV from the coding sequence ATGACCCCGACCGCCGCTGCACGCGCCGCCCAATCCGCCTCCTTCCGCGATCGTCTCAAGGACCCGTCGCTGCTGCGCGAGGCCTGCTACATCGACGGCGCCTGGGTCGGCACGCCGTCGCGGCCGGTGACCAATCCGGTGAACGGCACCGAGCTGGCAAAAATCCCGGTCATGAGCACGGCCGAGACGACGCAGGCGGTTGAAGCCGCCGAGCGCGCCTTCCCGGCCTGGGCGAAACTCACCGCCAAGCAGCGCTCCAACATTTTGCGCAAATGGTTCGAGCTGATCGCCGCCAACCGCGAGGATCTGGCGCTGATCCTCACCTCCGAGCAGGGCAAGCCGCTGGCGGAGGCGCTCGGCGAGGTCGATATCGGCGGCGCCTATGTCGAGTTTTTTGCGGAGGAAGCCCGCCGCGTTTATGGCGAGACCATTCCGACCCAGCGTCCCGACGCGCGCCTGCTCGCGATCAAGCAGCCGATTGGCGTCTGCGGCGCGATCACGCCGTGGAATTTCCCCTGCTCGATGATCACCCGAAAAGTGTCGCCGGCGCTGGCTGCCGGCTGCACCGTGGTGCTGAAGCCCGCCAATGAAACGCCGCTGACCGCGCTTGCGCTGGTGGCGCTCGCCGAGAAGGCCGGCGTGCCGAAGGGCGTGTTCAACATCCTCACCGGCAATTCGTCGGCGATTGGCAAGGTGCTGTGCGAGCATCCCGCCGTGCGCTTCGTCGGCTTCACCGGTTCGACCGAAGTGGGCAAGATCCTCTATCAGCAGGCCGCCGTCGGCGTGAAGAAGCTCGGGCTGGAGCTCGGCGGCAACGCGCCCTTCGTCGTGTTCGACGATGCCGACATCGACGCCGCGGTCGAAGGCGCCATCGTCTCGAAATATCGCAACATGGGCCAGACCTGCGTCTGCGCCAATCGCATCTACGCCCAGGACAAGATCTACGACGAGTTCGTCGAAAAACTCTCGAAGAAGGTCGCGGCGATGAAGATCGGCGACGGCACCGAAGCCGGTGTGGTGCAGGGACCGCTGATCAACATGGAAGCCGTCGACAAGGTCGAGAAGCACATTGCGGATGCGGTGAAGGGCGGTGCAAAAATCGTCACCGGCGGCAAGCGTCATGCGCTCGGCGGCAGTTTTTTCGAGCCGACGGTGCTGGCGAACGTGAAGCCCGACGCGCTCGTCGCGCATGAGGAGACCTTTGGCCCGCTCGCGCCGGTGTTCCGCTTCAAGGACGAGGCCGAGGTGATCGCGCTGTGCAACGCCTCGCCGTTCGGTCTCGCGTCCTATTTCTACTCCCGCGATCTCGGCCGCGTCTGGCGCGTTGCGGAGGCGCTGGAGTCGGGCATGGTTGGCGTCAACACTGGCCTGATCACGACCGAAGTCGCGCCGTTCGGCGGCGTGAAGGAATCCGGCCTCGGCCGCGAAGGCTCGCGTCACGGCATGGAGGAATATGTCGAGATGAAATACGTGATGATGGCGGGGGTGTAG
- a CDS encoding serine hydrolase encodes MQSKAQIDQLLRQTSDAKEIPGVVAIAATGKDVIYQGAFGKRDLSKPDPMTTDSVFWIASMTKAVTTAGAMQLVEQGKLSLDEPIGKVLPDIAAPQVLEGFDAKGEPKLRPAKKPITLRQLMTHTAGFCYNVWNGDFAQYLEKTGTPDIFSCKNIALKTPIMSDPGSRWEYGTNIDYVGKAVEAVSGKKLDAYLRDHMFAPLGMSDTAFKITGDMRKRLVGVHARGADGQLAAMPFELEQNPEFHMGGGGLYSTAGDYIKFTQMILNKGRGNGNQVLKAETVATMGQNHIGDLAMTKMTTVAPMYTNDVDLYPEQVKKWGLSFMINTAKTAEGRSAGSLAWAGLANTYFWIDPSRDVTGVILMQLLPFVDAKCLQAFAGFERGVYAGLDAGSGQRAA; translated from the coding sequence ATGCAGAGCAAAGCTCAGATCGATCAGCTTTTGCGTCAGACCAGCGATGCCAAGGAGATCCCCGGCGTCGTCGCAATCGCCGCCACCGGCAAGGACGTGATCTATCAAGGCGCGTTTGGTAAACGTGACCTGTCCAAGCCCGACCCGATGACGACAGACAGTGTGTTCTGGATTGCGTCGATGACGAAGGCGGTCACCACCGCCGGCGCAATGCAGCTTGTCGAACAGGGCAAGCTCTCGCTCGACGAGCCGATCGGAAAGGTGTTGCCCGACATCGCCGCACCGCAGGTGCTCGAAGGTTTTGACGCCAAGGGCGAGCCGAAACTGCGACCAGCGAAAAAGCCGATCACGCTGCGCCAGCTCATGACGCATACCGCCGGCTTCTGCTACAACGTGTGGAACGGCGACTTCGCGCAATATCTCGAGAAGACCGGAACTCCGGACATCTTTTCCTGCAAGAACATCGCGCTGAAGACGCCGATCATGTCAGATCCCGGCTCGCGCTGGGAGTACGGCACCAACATCGACTACGTCGGCAAGGCCGTCGAGGCCGTCAGCGGCAAGAAGCTCGACGCTTACCTGCGCGACCACATGTTCGCACCGCTCGGCATGAGCGACACCGCGTTCAAGATCACCGGCGACATGCGCAAGCGCCTCGTCGGCGTGCACGCGCGCGGCGCGGACGGCCAGCTCGCCGCGATGCCGTTCGAGCTCGAGCAGAATCCGGAATTCCACATGGGTGGCGGCGGCCTCTATTCGACGGCCGGCGACTACATCAAGTTCACCCAGATGATCCTCAACAAGGGCCGCGGCAACGGCAACCAGGTGCTGAAGGCCGAGACCGTCGCCACGATGGGGCAGAACCACATCGGCGATCTCGCCATGACCAAGATGACCACGGTCGCGCCGATGTACACCAACGACGTCGACCTCTATCCGGAGCAGGTGAAGAAGTGGGGCCTCAGCTTCATGATCAACACCGCCAAGACCGCGGAAGGCCGCAGCGCCGGCAGCCTCGCCTGGGCGGGCCTCGCCAACACCTATTTCTGGATCGACCCATCGCGCGACGTCACCGGCGTGATCCTGATGCAGCTGTTGCCGTTCGTGGACGCGAAATGCCTGCAGGCTTTTGCGGGTTTCGAGCGCGGCGTCTATGCGGGGCTCGATGCCGGCAGCGGCCAGCGGGCGGCCTAA
- a CDS encoding AMP-binding protein, whose protein sequence is MADKADSYVCGISDTPLLGDTIGRSLDLAVRRWGGREALVSPSHGIRWTWTEFAARVDALAAGFLALGLEPGQRIGIWSLNRPEWTLTQFAAAKAGLILVTINPAYRLSELEFALHKVGCAALVTATAFKTSNYMEMLNTLLPELATSKPGQLRAAKLPNLRMVIQIGGPASSGAIPFDEVAAMGGAGHPEQLAALGASLQFDDPVNIQFTSGTTGSPKGVTLTHHNILNNGYFVGRAMRLTEADRICIPVPLYHCFGMVMGNLASVTLGATMVYPGEGFDPLTTLKTIQQEKCTALYGVPTMFIAELDHPEFSSFDLKSLRTGIMAGAPCPIEVMKRVNTEMNMREVTIAYGMTETSPVSFQSAVDDPLERRVSTVGRIHPHVEVKVVDLDGKIVKRGERGELCTRGYSIMLGYWDEASKTADVLDKNGWMHTGDLATIDAAGYCNIVGRIKDMVIRGGENLYPREIEEFLYRHPKIQDVQIFGVADQRYGEELCAWIRVRAGETLTAEEVRAFCEGQIAHNKIPRYVEFVDEFPMTVTGKIQKFLMRDAVEQRLGLKAAKTA, encoded by the coding sequence TTGGCAGACAAAGCCGACAGTTACGTTTGCGGCATCTCCGACACCCCGTTGCTCGGCGACACGATCGGGCGCAGCCTCGATCTGGCGGTGCGGCGCTGGGGTGGCCGCGAGGCGCTGGTCTCGCCCAGCCACGGTATCAGATGGACGTGGACCGAATTTGCCGCGCGGGTCGACGCGCTCGCCGCGGGCTTTCTCGCGCTCGGGCTGGAGCCGGGGCAGCGGATCGGCATCTGGTCGCTCAACCGTCCCGAATGGACGCTGACCCAGTTTGCCGCCGCCAAGGCCGGCCTGATCCTGGTGACGATTAACCCCGCCTATCGGCTGAGCGAACTCGAATTTGCGCTACACAAAGTCGGATGCGCCGCCCTCGTCACCGCGACCGCGTTCAAGACCAGCAACTACATGGAGATGCTGAACACGCTGCTGCCCGAGCTTGCGACCTCAAAGCCAGGCCAGTTGCGCGCGGCAAAGCTGCCCAATTTGCGCATGGTGATCCAGATCGGCGGTCCCGCGTCATCAGGCGCGATCCCCTTCGACGAGGTCGCCGCGATGGGCGGCGCAGGACATCCCGAGCAGTTGGCCGCGCTCGGCGCCTCGCTCCAGTTCGACGATCCCGTCAACATCCAGTTCACCAGCGGCACCACGGGATCGCCGAAGGGCGTGACGCTGACCCACCACAACATCCTCAACAACGGCTATTTCGTCGGCCGCGCCATGCGTCTGACGGAAGCGGATCGCATCTGCATCCCGGTGCCGCTCTATCACTGCTTCGGCATGGTGATGGGCAACCTCGCCTCGGTGACGCTGGGCGCGACCATGGTCTATCCCGGTGAAGGCTTTGATCCGCTCACCACGCTGAAGACGATCCAGCAGGAGAAATGCACCGCGCTCTACGGCGTGCCGACCATGTTCATCGCCGAGCTCGATCATCCGGAGTTTTCGAGCTTCGATCTCAAGTCGCTGCGCACCGGCATCATGGCGGGCGCACCCTGCCCGATCGAGGTCATGAAGCGCGTCAACACCGAGATGAACATGCGCGAGGTGACGATCGCCTATGGCATGACCGAGACGAGCCCTGTGAGTTTTCAAAGCGCGGTCGACGATCCCCTCGAACGCCGTGTCTCCACCGTCGGGCGCATCCATCCGCATGTCGAGGTCAAGGTCGTCGACCTCGACGGTAAGATCGTCAAGCGCGGCGAACGCGGCGAGCTCTGCACCCGGGGCTACAGCATCATGCTGGGCTATTGGGACGAGGCTTCGAAGACCGCCGACGTGCTCGACAAGAACGGCTGGATGCACACCGGCGATCTCGCCACCATCGACGCCGCCGGCTATTGCAACATCGTCGGCCGTATCAAGGACATGGTGATCCGCGGCGGCGAAAACCTCTATCCGCGCGAGATCGAGGAGTTCCTGTATCGCCATCCAAAGATCCAGGACGTGCAGATCTTTGGCGTCGCCGACCAGCGCTACGGCGAAGAACTCTGCGCCTGGATCAGGGTCCGCGCCGGCGAGACGCTGACGGCCGAAGAAGTGCGCGCCTTCTGCGAAGGGCAGATCGCCCACAACAAGATCCCGCGCTATGTCGAGTTCGTCGACGAATTCCCGATGACCGTGACCGGCAAGATCCAGAAGTTCTTGATGCGCGATGCGGTCGAGCAGCGGTTGGGGTTGAAGGCGGCGAAGACGGCGTGA
- a CDS encoding sulfite exporter TauE/SafE family protein — MIAGLPLRDVVELALLLVGVGALSGFLAGVFGIGGGAILVPVLYECFRVAGVPLDVRMPLCIGTSLAIIIPTSIRSFQAHYKRGAVDMEILKVWWLPIAIGVIAGSVVARYAPERLFKLVFVCVAWSAAIRLIFARDTWKLGNDLPQGPLMRAYGFCVGILSTLMGIGGGLFSNLLMTFYGRPIHQAVATSSALAVLISIPGALGYVYAGWPAATRYPAVAALQWPFALGFVSLIGAILVMPMSLVTAPLGVKAAHAMSKRTLETAFGCYLLIVGSRFVVSLASGL, encoded by the coding sequence GTGATCGCAGGTCTTCCACTTCGGGACGTTGTCGAACTGGCGCTGCTGCTCGTCGGTGTCGGTGCGTTGTCCGGATTCCTCGCCGGCGTATTCGGTATCGGCGGCGGCGCGATTCTCGTACCGGTACTCTACGAATGTTTTCGCGTCGCCGGCGTCCCGCTCGACGTGCGGATGCCGCTCTGCATCGGCACGTCGCTCGCGATCATCATCCCGACCTCGATCCGTTCGTTCCAGGCGCATTACAAGCGCGGCGCTGTTGATATGGAGATCCTCAAGGTCTGGTGGCTGCCGATCGCGATCGGCGTCATCGCCGGCAGCGTCGTCGCGCGCTACGCGCCGGAGCGGCTGTTCAAGCTCGTGTTCGTCTGCGTCGCCTGGTCCGCTGCAATACGCCTCATCTTCGCGCGCGACACCTGGAAGCTCGGCAACGACCTGCCACAGGGTCCGCTGATGCGCGCCTACGGCTTCTGCGTCGGCATCCTCTCGACGCTGATGGGCATCGGCGGCGGGTTGTTCTCGAATCTCCTGATGACCTTCTACGGGCGGCCGATCCATCAGGCGGTTGCGACCTCGTCCGCGCTCGCGGTGCTGATCTCGATTCCCGGCGCGCTCGGCTATGTCTATGCCGGCTGGCCCGCGGCGACACGCTATCCCGCCGTCGCAGCCCTGCAATGGCCGTTCGCGCTCGGCTTCGTCTCGCTGATCGGCGCCATCCTGGTCATGCCGATGAGCCTCGTGACGGCCCCGCTCGGGGTGAAGGCCGCGCACGCGATGTCGAAGCGAACGCTGGAGACGGCGTTCGGCTGCTATCTCCTCATCGTCGGCAGCCGCTTTGTGGTGAGCCTGGCGAGCGGGCTGTAA
- the sdhC gene encoding succinate dehydrogenase, cytochrome b556 subunit, whose amino-acid sequence MTARIERPLSPHLQTYRWTLTMALSIVHRATGIALYFGTLLLAWWLIAAASGPAAYSHVQAFTGSFLGRLILFGYTWALMHHMLSGIRHFVWDLGYGFKANEREALTWGALIGGIALTVLIWIIFAIGVGR is encoded by the coding sequence ATGACCGCACGGATCGAACGACCGCTCTCACCCCACCTGCAAACATACCGCTGGACGCTGACGATGGCGCTGTCGATCGTCCATCGCGCCACCGGCATCGCGCTCTATTTTGGAACGCTTCTGCTGGCCTGGTGGCTGATTGCGGCCGCGTCGGGTCCGGCGGCCTATTCCCATGTGCAGGCGTTCACCGGCAGCTTCCTCGGCCGCCTCATCCTGTTCGGCTACACTTGGGCGTTGATGCACCACATGCTCAGCGGCATCAGGCATTTCGTCTGGGATCTCGGCTACGGCTTCAAGGCCAATGAGCGCGAGGCGCTGACCTGGGGCGCGCTGATCGGCGGCATCGCGCTGACCGTGCTGATCTGGATCATCTTCGCGATCGGAGTCGGACGATGA
- the sdhD gene encoding succinate dehydrogenase, hydrophobic membrane anchor protein, translated as MNAPDTPKRSMRTPLGRVRNLGAAHSGTSDFWRQRLTGVAMTLLMIPVLVVIMMLLSSNQAGAKVILGSLPIAVIMLLFIFASAWHMKIGMQVVIEDYVHNEKLKLVSVMLNNFFVIAVALASTYAILKLSSGV; from the coding sequence ATGAACGCGCCCGACACGCCCAAGCGCAGCATGCGCACCCCGCTCGGCCGCGTCCGCAATCTCGGCGCCGCCCATTCCGGCACGTCCGACTTCTGGCGCCAGCGCCTCACCGGCGTCGCCATGACGCTCTTGATGATCCCGGTGCTGGTCGTGATCATGATGCTGCTCAGCAGCAACCAGGCCGGAGCCAAAGTGATCCTCGGCTCGCTGCCGATCGCGGTGATCATGCTGCTCTTCATCTTCGCCAGCGCCTGGCACATGAAGATCGGCATGCAGGTGGTGATCGAGGACTACGTCCATAACGAGAAGCTGAAGCTCGTCTCGGTCATGCTCAACAACTTCTTCGTGATCGCGGTGGCGCTTGCCTCGACCTACGCGATTCTCAAACTTTCATCGGGAGTCTAG
- the sdhA gene encoding succinate dehydrogenase flavoprotein subunit — protein MAGGANGKGNGAPATNGKAYPIEDHTYDVVVVGAGGAGLRAVVGCSEAGLRTACITKVFPTRSHTVAAQGGISAALGNMHKDDWRWHMYDTVKGSDWLGDQDAIEYMVRNAPEAVYELEHWGVPFSRTEDGKIYQRPFGGMTTEFGKSQAQRTCAAADRTGHAMLHTMYGQSLRHAAEFFIEFFAIDLIMDDQGACRGVIALKLDDGTLHRFRAQTTILATGGYGRAYASCTSAHTCTGDGGGMVLRAGLPLQDMEFVQFHPTGIYGSGCLVTEGARGEGGYLVNSEGERFMERYAPSAKDLASRDVVSRAMTIEIREGRGVGKKKDHIFLHLDHLDPKVLQERLPGISESAKIFANVDVTREPIPIVPTVHYNMGGIPTNYHGEVLTKRDGDDNAIIPGLMALGEAACVSVHGANRLGSNSLIDLVVFGRAAALRCAEKLTANGKQPELPTDSAEKALGRLDHYRYASGGTPTAKLREGMQHVMQNNCAVFRTGDVLSEGQNLIQKVHGGITDIAVSDRSLVWNSDLIETLEFDNLISQAVVTMNSAANRTESRGAHAREDFADRDDKNWMKHTLAWIDEAGKVAIEYRPVHNYTMTNDVQYIPPKARVY, from the coding sequence ATGGCCGGCGGTGCAAATGGCAAGGGAAACGGCGCTCCTGCCACGAATGGCAAGGCCTATCCGATCGAGGACCACACCTATGACGTCGTGGTGGTCGGCGCCGGCGGCGCGGGCCTGCGCGCCGTGGTCGGCTGCAGCGAAGCCGGCCTGCGCACCGCCTGTATCACAAAAGTCTTCCCGACCCGCTCGCACACCGTAGCCGCGCAAGGCGGCATCTCGGCCGCGCTCGGCAACATGCACAAGGACGACTGGCGCTGGCACATGTACGACACCGTGAAGGGGTCGGACTGGCTCGGCGACCAGGACGCGATCGAATACATGGTGCGCAACGCGCCCGAAGCCGTCTACGAGCTCGAGCATTGGGGCGTGCCGTTCTCGCGCACCGAGGACGGCAAGATCTACCAGCGCCCGTTCGGCGGCATGACCACGGAGTTCGGCAAGAGCCAGGCCCAGCGCACCTGCGCCGCCGCCGACCGCACCGGTCACGCGATGCTGCACACGATGTACGGCCAGTCGCTGCGCCATGCGGCCGAGTTCTTCATCGAGTTCTTCGCCATCGACCTGATCATGGACGACCAGGGCGCCTGCCGCGGCGTCATCGCGCTCAAGCTGGACGACGGAACGCTGCATCGCTTCCGCGCCCAGACCACGATTCTGGCGACCGGCGGCTATGGCCGCGCCTATGCCTCCTGCACCTCGGCCCATACCTGCACCGGCGACGGCGGCGGCATGGTGCTGCGCGCAGGGCTCCCGCTCCAGGACATGGAGTTCGTGCAATTCCACCCGACCGGCATCTACGGCTCGGGCTGCCTCGTCACCGAAGGTGCACGCGGCGAGGGCGGCTATCTCGTCAACTCCGAGGGCGAGCGTTTCATGGAGCGCTACGCACCTTCTGCGAAGGATCTGGCCTCGCGCGACGTCGTCTCGCGCGCGATGACCATCGAGATCCGCGAGGGCCGCGGCGTCGGCAAGAAGAAGGACCACATCTTCCTGCATCTCGACCACCTCGATCCCAAGGTGCTGCAAGAGCGGCTGCCGGGCATCTCCGAATCCGCAAAGATCTTCGCCAATGTCGACGTGACGCGCGAGCCGATCCCGATCGTGCCGACCGTGCACTACAACATGGGCGGCATCCCGACGAACTATCACGGCGAAGTGCTGACCAAGAGGGACGGCGACGACAACGCCATCATCCCCGGCCTGATGGCGCTCGGCGAAGCGGCCTGCGTCTCCGTGCACGGTGCCAATCGCCTCGGCTCCAACTCGCTGATCGACCTCGTGGTGTTCGGCCGCGCCGCGGCGCTGCGCTGCGCCGAGAAGCTCACCGCTAACGGCAAGCAGCCGGAGCTGCCGACCGACTCGGCCGAGAAGGCGCTCGGCCGGCTCGACCATTATCGCTACGCCTCCGGCGGCACGCCGACCGCAAAGCTGCGCGAAGGCATGCAGCATGTGATGCAGAACAATTGCGCGGTGTTCCGCACCGGCGACGTCCTGAGCGAAGGCCAGAACCTGATCCAGAAGGTCCATGGCGGCATCACCGATATCGCCGTGTCCGACCGTTCTCTGGTGTGGAATTCCGACCTGATCGAGACGCTGGAGTTCGACAATCTGATCTCGCAGGCGGTGGTGACCATGAACTCGGCCGCCAACCGCACCGAAAGCCGCGGCGCGCATGCGCGCGAGGATTTTGCCGACCGCGACGACAAGAACTGGATGAAGCACACGCTCGCCTGGATCGACGAGGCCGGCAAGGTCGCGATCGAGTACCGCCCGGTGCACAACTACACCATGACCAACGACGTGCAGTATATCCCGCCCAAAGCTCGCGTTTACTAA
- a CDS encoding succinate dehydrogenase iron-sulfur subunit yields the protein MVEFALPKNSKITGGKTWPKPAGATELREFRVYRWNPDDGKNPSVDTYYVDTHDCGPMVLDGLIWIKNHIDPTLTFRRSCREGVCGSCAMNIDGQNTLACTRSMHDVKDGAVKINPLPHQPVVKDLVPDLTNFYAQYASVEPWLKTTSPTPQKEWRQSHEDREKLDGLYECILCACCSTSCPSYWWNSDRYLGPAALLQANRWVSDSRDEATGERLDNLEDPFRLYRCHTIMNCAKACPKGLNPAEAIAELKLKMVERQV from the coding sequence ATGGTTGAATTCGCACTTCCGAAGAATTCCAAGATCACCGGCGGCAAGACCTGGCCGAAGCCGGCCGGCGCGACCGAGCTTCGCGAATTCCGCGTCTATCGCTGGAATCCGGACGACGGCAAGAATCCGAGCGTCGACACCTACTACGTCGACACCCACGATTGCGGGCCGATGGTGCTGGACGGCCTGATCTGGATCAAGAACCACATCGACCCGACGCTGACCTTCCGCCGCTCCTGCCGCGAAGGCGTCTGCGGCTCCTGCGCCATGAACATCGACGGCCAGAACACGCTGGCCTGCACCCGCTCGATGCACGACGTGAAGGATGGCGCGGTGAAGATCAACCCGCTGCCGCACCAGCCCGTCGTGAAGGACCTGGTGCCCGACCTCACCAATTTCTATGCGCAGTACGCCTCGGTCGAACCGTGGCTGAAGACGACCTCGCCGACGCCGCAGAAGGAATGGCGGCAGAGCCATGAGGACCGCGAGAAGCTCGACGGTCTCTACGAGTGCATCCTGTGCGCCTGCTGCTCGACGTCCTGCCCGAGCTATTGGTGGAACAGCGACCGCTATCTCGGACCCGCCGCCCTGCTCCAGGCCAACCGCTGGGTCTCTGATTCGCGCGACGAAGCCACCGGCGAACGGCTCGACAATCTCGAGGATCCGTTCCGGCTTTATCGCTGCCACACCATCATGAACTGCGCCAAGGCTTGTCCGAAGGGACTGAACCCGGCCGAGGCCATCGCCGAGCTCAAGCTCAAGATGGTCGAGCGGCAGGTTTAA